GTCAGGAAATGGCGCTTCTGTCCAGCCAGACCGTCGGGACATGCAATTACCGCTGCGTCGGATGTGATGCTCTCAATGCGCTCGCGTCGACGACATGGGAGATGGACCGCGACCTGGGCACGAAATACAATGAACGCTTCAATAACTGGCTCAAAATGGCCCAATCCAAGGATCTTGCCGTCTCAGGCGCCATCACCGACGCCAAAGGCGACCGCAAGAAGCGGCCCTCCCAGCAGGAGGATCGCGATGTCTTCATCCACCTCGTCGAGAAGCGCGACGACGGAATCGTGGTGAGGGGCTACAAGGTGAGCCAGAGCGGCGCCATCGGCTCACACGAAACGCTCGTCCTGCCCGGCGGGGGGCTCAGGGAGGACGAGGAACAGTTCGCCCTGTCCTTCGCCGTGCAAAACAGCGCCCCCGGGCTCTCCTACATCTGCCAGTACAACGCCTACTCGGCCGAGCGGGAGATGTTCGGCGACGACATAGATGAGCTGGGCAACCCCATCTACGGACAGCGAGAAACGTCGACTATGGTTTTCGACAATGTCTTCATCCCCTGGGAGAGGGTGTTCCTGTGCGGTGAGACCAAGTACGCCGGCCGGATGGTGACCCGGTTTGCAAAGGCCCACCGCATGAACTGCGGCGGGGCCTGCAAGGTCGGATTTGCCGATGTGATCATCGGAGGGACCATGCTGGCCGCCGAGTACATCGGTGTGGAAAAAGTACCCCATATTCAGGAAAAGATCATCGATATGGTCCGCCTGAGCGAAACCTCCCACGCCTGCGCCATTGCGGCGGCCATGAGAGGGCGAGAGGAACCCAAGGGATCGGGCGTCTTCCTTCCCGACGATCTCTTTGGAAATGCCGCCAAGCTGAACATCGCTCATGGATTCTGGGAAATCATTAAAAATGCGGGAGATATCGGCGGCGGGCTCGTAGTGACCATGCCGAGATTGAAAGACCTGGAAGACCCGGAGGTCGGACCGGTGCTGAAGAAGGTCTTCGGCGCCGCAGCCCCCGCAGAGAAAAGGCTCAAAGTCGCCAAATTCCTCCAGCACTGGGTGGCCGGGCTTCACGGTGCGGG
This portion of the Deltaproteobacteria bacterium genome encodes:
- a CDS encoding aromatic ring hydroxylase; amino-acid sequence: MALVTSKEYLDSVKKLKPRVYVGGKWVKNLLENPITKSMVMANAAIYDLAQQPECKEVMVATSHLTGEPINRNLNVARNIHDLDMRQEMALLSSQTVGTCNYRCVGCDALNALASTTWEMDRDLGTKYNERFNNWLKMAQSKDLAVSGAITDAKGDRKKRPSQQEDRDVFIHLVEKRDDGIVVRGYKVSQSGAIGSHETLVLPGGGLREDEEQFALSFAVQNSAPGLSYICQYNAYSAEREMFGDDIDELGNPIYGQRETSTMVFDNVFIPWERVFLCGETKYAGRMVTRFAKAHRMNCGGACKVGFADVIIGGTMLAAEYIGVEKVPHIQEKIIDMVRLSETSHACAIAAAMRGREEPKGSGVFLPDDLFGNAAKLNIAHGFWEIIKNAGDIGGGLVVTMPRLKDLEDPEVGPVLKKVFGAAAPAEKRLKVAKFLQHWVAGLHGAGTWHGAGAPQTQRFMFSVLTDFEKKKKMAKKLMGMKEE